One Zea mays cultivar B73 unplaced genomic scaffold, Zm-B73-REFERENCE-NAM-5.0 scaffold_656, whole genome shotgun sequence DNA segment encodes these proteins:
- the LOC118475788 gene encoding ATP synthase subunit alpha, mitochondrial: protein MEFSPRAAELTTLLESRMINFYTNLKVDEIGRVVSVGDGIARVYGLNEIQAGEMVEFASGVKGIALNLENENVGIVVFGSDTAIKEGDLVKRTGSIVDVPAGKAMLGRVVDALGVPIDGKGALSDHERRRVEVKAPGIIERKSVHEPMQTGLKAVDSLVPIGRGQRELIIGDRQTGKTAIAIDTILNQKQMNSRGTNESETLYCVYVAIGQKRSTVAQLVQILSEANALEYSMLVAATASDPAPLQFLAPYSGCAMGEYFRDNGMHALIIYDDLSKQAVAYRQMSLLLRRPPGREAFPGDVFYLHSRLLERAAKRSDQTGAGSLTALPVIETQAGDVSAYIPTNVISITDGQICLETELFYRGIRPAINVGLSVSRVGSAAQLKAMKQVCGSSKLELAQYREVAAFAQFGSDLDAATQALLNRGARLTEVPKQPQYEPLPIEKQIVVIYAAVNGFCDRMPLDRISQYEKNILSTINPELLKSFLEKGGLTNERKMEPDASLKESALNL from the coding sequence ATGGAATTCTCACCAAGAGCTGCGGAACTCACGACTCTATTAGAAAGTAGAATGATCAACTTTTACACGAATTTGAAAGTGGATGAGATCGGTCGAGTGGTCTCAGTTGGAGATGGGATTGCACGAGTTTACGGATTGAACGAGATTCAAGCAGGAGAAATGGTGGAATTTGCCAGCGGTGTGAAAGGAATAGCCTTGAATCTTGAGAATGAGAATGTAGGTATTGTTGTCTTTGGTAGTGATACCGCTATTAAAGAAGGAGATCTTGTCAAGCGCACTGGATCTATTGTGGATGTTCCTGCGGGAAAGGCCATGTTAGGCCGTGTGGTCGACGCCTTGGGAGTACCTATTGATGGAAAAGGGGCTCTAAGCGATCACGAACGAAGACGTGTCGAAGTGAAAGCCCCAGGGATTATTGAACGTAAATCTGTCCACGAACCTATGCAAACAGGCTTAAAAGCAGTGGATAGCCTGGTTCCTATAGGCCGTGGTCAACGAGAACTTATAATCGGGGACAGACAAACTGGAAAAACAGCAATAGCTATCGATACTATATTAAACCAAAAGCAAATGAACTCAAGGGGCACAAATGAGAGTGAGACATTGTATTGTGTCTATGTTGCGATTGGACAAAAACGCTCGACTGTGGCACAATTAGTTCAAATTCTGTCAGAAGCGAATGCTTTGGAATATTCCATGCTTGTAGCAGCCACCGCTTCGGATCCAGCTCCTCTGCAATTTCTGGCCCCATATTCTGGGTGTGCCATGGGGGAATATTTCCGCGATAATGGAATGCATGCATTAATTATATATGATGATCTAAGTAAACAGGCGGTGGCATATCGACAAATGTCATTATTGTTACGCCGACCACCAGGCCGTGAGGCTTTCCCCGGGGATGTTTTCTATTTACATTCCCGTCTCTTAGAAAGAGCCGCTAAACGATCGGACCAGACAGGTGCAGGTAGCTTGACTGCGTTACCCGTGATTGAAACACAAGCTGGAGACGTATCGGCCTATATCCCCACCAATGTGATCTCCATTACAGATGGACAAATCTGTTTGGAAACAGAGCTCTTTTATCGCGGAATTAGACCAGCTATTAACGTTGGCTTATCCGTCAGTCGCGTCGGGTCCGCCGCTCAGTTGAAAGCTATGAAACAAGTCTGCGGTAGTTCAAAACTGGAATTGGCACAATATCGCGAAGTGGCCGCCTTCGCTCAATTTGGGTCAGACCTTGATGCTGCGACTCAGGCATTACTCAATAGAGGTGCAAGGCTTACAGAAGTGCCCAAACAACCACAATATGAGCCACTTCCAATTGAAAAACAAATTGTTGTTATTTATGCTGCTGTCAACGGCTTCTGTGATCGAATGCCACTAGACAGAATTTCTCAATATGAAAAAAACATTCTAAGTACTATTAATCCTGAATTACTAAAATCCTTCTTAGAAAAAGGTGGCTTAACTAACGAAAGAAAGATGGAACCTGATGCTTCTTTAAAAGAAAGCGCTTTAAATTTATGA